The following proteins are co-located in the Wenzhouxiangella marina genome:
- a CDS encoding cupin domain-containing protein encodes MHKFDPTPSLHPHSRRALERLLDPIEPTVFFNDIYEERFHLIQRDDPDRYRDLLSVDVIDAYLANHVLYDGQIDVTRAEPPISPSDFILDNNEIDRSAVLRLYQDKATIISPHLHGHHKPLGDFVRALEPVFSASVQTNIYLTPPGAKGFKTHYDSHDVFVMQVSGAKSWRIYNEPVGKPYRGERFQPGVHDVGEPEAEFVLYPGDCVYIPRGLMHDADAHENEASLHITLGLVTRTWADLVLESISKAALETPALRRALPPGYANPGFDRRKAREQFRAYVTELAAKTELDEPLDLIAEDYLRSRAPDLSGVVRHASSAHADEPHYRAQDNALFRIVEAEPGGDFEVVTRGGSSEFLGAKRSAFDHAMSGKRFSAADLEGLSKDEALDMIRRLLSRGLICPD; translated from the coding sequence ATGCACAAGTTCGACCCGACCCCGTCACTCCACCCGCATTCCCGCCGGGCGCTGGAACGACTGCTCGACCCGATCGAGCCGACCGTCTTCTTCAATGACATCTACGAAGAACGCTTCCACCTGATCCAGCGCGACGACCCGGATCGCTATCGTGACCTGCTGTCGGTGGACGTGATCGACGCCTACCTCGCCAACCACGTGCTCTATGACGGGCAGATCGACGTCACGCGCGCCGAACCGCCCATCTCGCCCTCCGATTTCATCCTGGACAACAATGAAATCGACCGCAGCGCCGTGCTGCGCCTGTACCAGGACAAGGCGACGATCATCTCGCCGCACCTGCACGGCCATCACAAACCCCTGGGCGACTTCGTCCGCGCTCTCGAGCCGGTCTTCAGCGCTTCGGTGCAGACCAACATCTACCTGACCCCGCCCGGCGCCAAGGGCTTCAAGACCCACTACGACAGCCATGATGTGTTCGTCATGCAGGTCTCGGGCGCGAAGAGCTGGCGCATCTACAACGAACCGGTCGGCAAACCGTACCGCGGCGAGCGCTTTCAGCCCGGCGTCCACGACGTCGGCGAGCCCGAGGCCGAGTTCGTACTGTACCCCGGCGACTGCGTCTACATTCCGCGCGGCCTGATGCACGATGCGGATGCCCATGAAAACGAGGCCTCGCTGCATATCACCCTGGGCCTGGTCACCCGGACCTGGGCCGACCTGGTGCTGGAATCGATCTCCAAGGCCGCGCTGGAGACACCCGCTCTGCGGCGGGCGCTGCCGCCCGGTTATGCCAATCCGGGCTTCGATCGCCGCAAGGCGCGCGAGCAGTTCAGGGCTTACGTGACCGAGCTCGCTGCAAAGACCGAACTCGACGAACCCCTCGACCTCATCGCCGAAGACTATCTGCGCTCACGCGCACCGGATCTGTCCGGCGTCGTTCGCCATGCCTCCAGCGCGCACGCGGACGAGCCGCATTATCGGGCACAGGACAATGCCCTCTTCCGAATCGTGGAAGCCGAGCCGGGCGGTGATTTCGAAGTCGTGACCCGCGGGGGCTCCAGCGAGTTCCTGGGCGCCAAGCGCAGCGCCTTCGATCATGCGATGAGCGGCAAACGATTTTCTGCCGCTGACCTGGAAGGGCTCTCGAAGGACGAGGCGCTCGATATGATCCGCCGGCTGCTGTCGCGCGGCCTGATCTGTCCAGATTGA
- a CDS encoding DUF1499 domain-containing protein, which yields MKSILIILLVLLLLVAGGLYYLGKSSGDGAAPGLQGGRLAACPSAPNCVSSEDGTPEGQRVEPFPAEAWARIPSIIGELGGRVMREESDYIAAEFTSSLFRFVDDVEFRRATDGIHLRSASRVGYSDLGANRKRVAALREQLSAGE from the coding sequence ATGAAGAGCATCCTGATCATTCTCCTTGTCCTGCTGTTGCTCGTTGCGGGCGGCCTCTACTACCTCGGCAAGAGCTCCGGCGACGGCGCCGCGCCCGGCCTGCAGGGTGGGCGCTTGGCGGCTTGCCCTTCGGCACCGAACTGCGTTTCCAGCGAGGACGGCACCCCGGAGGGCCAGCGGGTCGAGCCGTTCCCGGCCGAGGCCTGGGCGCGGATTCCTTCGATCATTGGCGAACTGGGTGGTCGGGTGATGCGCGAGGAAAGCGACTACATCGCGGCCGAGTTCACGTCGAGTCTTTTCAGGTTCGTCGATGACGTGGAGTTCCGGCGGGCCACTGATGGAATCCACCTGCGGTCGGCGTCGCGAGTCGGGTATTCGGATCTGGGCGCCAACCGCAAGCGCGTTGCCGCCTTGCGCGAGCAGCTGTCGGCCGGCGAATGA
- a CDS encoding Ig-like domain-containing protein, translated as MRSFAWGLLLTANFAVAQHSDPGVPSGFPNVPQTAGALISSGLIAPTQGRTAIIAYHNGVLVTIPEAPSSNPGSDLQVRTWDISTPERLVNPLELAQHGATPMPINAHGYFKNGNWLSIGDNRDWDPGLEPWAFEAVPGGLLRSSNPDFLCAGVRGCLFAPWAPMGTFWSYSAVEGNAALYLDGLGPANQVAEWDHLGQTGVIGHPFLIGNLLIYASDQSQTGVATYDISDPGNPVLLDVLTESAPGGYWPELWGGGGQLYVVFPYRAGGNGMRVVDVTDPADLRFLADVPLPGDEAMYAQFQDEFAFIGSWKIDMRSFEPVVFFDPDTAWSNAYGSGDRISTSQFALPIGNLLVTGGAAPDHGMAIWAHQDAPDTRGPEVGFHIPRSGQTGWPTNRLPVSLLIHEEIETPTLINGDTFIVRPLDGAPVSGTLTFAFDDILTFTPDQPWMENTTYEVILPGGGIKDAAGNGIQDYAFSFSTGGSVGGNTAPTVTSFGPSAHPIQPGQTISLSATASDAEGGPLEYRFDFGDGSPKTPWSGSASVQASWASSGHYSIAVQVRDPGGMLSSASRRVTVVNEAAGLGRSSAPLVCDGGTRRVYTVNPDNNSLTAVDADSLATVYEVPVCADPRSVARAGAQLWVACHDDDILEVRDAATGGLVDAMALDYGSAPIALAVSPDAAQVYVSLSGSGELLRFDASTRLPTGALALGPSAGALAISADGSQVYVARFLSELHHAEVWEVDTSAAMSLARTLRVRRIGGPENVDGTGAGRGVPNYLSGMALDRDGAVLWVSANKANTERGLSFEDDLDSDNTVRAILFGIDLADGSLHRHIDIDNSDSPAAVALSPLGDYLLVPLQGNNEVTVFDALGAGDAAGLGGLVGRLATGPAPQGACSDPVTGRSFVKNFLGRSLSVLETAALFDSGSLNVGVSTVSTVASEAMPATVLNGKRIFYNASDPRMSSEGYLSCATCHFDGGHDGRTWDFHGRGEGMRNTTSLRGRAGMGQGNVHWSANFDEIQDFELDIRGPFGGQGFLSPEDFAATADPLGAPKAGLSADLDALADYVSSLGSTHLPRSPYRNPDGSETASAAQGRQIFIREGCQQCHGGAQYSDSRLGPARLHDVGTLRTSSGFRLGEPLEGIDTPTLLGVWATAPYFHDGSAASLAEVFSVAGGPVIQGEDAALAGGATVFADWVWPLADFSIKQRYAAQFDVPGATATFAQIDGGAGGTGAVEVRYSASYGASHDFQVEVNGQTRTLTLPATGNDPQWLFHVWRTARVEDVPFAPGLNTVILRDLNGGYVAIDEVTITTPAYTNRAEPHRRVGALPVAEMEALIDFLEQLDGSSPAAPAFDAIFWDRFD; from the coding sequence ATGAGAAGTTTCGCTTGGGGGCTGCTTCTGACCGCGAATTTCGCGGTCGCGCAACACAGTGATCCCGGGGTGCCGAGCGGTTTCCCGAACGTGCCGCAGACGGCCGGTGCGCTGATTTCCAGTGGTCTGATCGCGCCCACTCAGGGCCGAACCGCGATCATTGCCTACCACAATGGCGTGCTGGTCACGATTCCCGAGGCCCCGTCCAGCAACCCGGGCTCCGATCTGCAGGTTCGGACCTGGGACATCAGTACGCCCGAACGGCTGGTCAATCCGCTCGAGCTCGCTCAGCACGGCGCCACACCGATGCCGATCAATGCCCACGGCTATTTCAAGAACGGCAACTGGCTCAGCATCGGCGACAACCGAGACTGGGATCCGGGTCTCGAGCCCTGGGCCTTCGAGGCGGTGCCCGGTGGCTTGCTTCGCAGTTCCAATCCGGATTTTCTGTGTGCCGGCGTTCGCGGCTGCCTGTTCGCGCCCTGGGCTCCGATGGGCACCTTCTGGAGTTATTCGGCGGTGGAGGGGAACGCGGCCCTGTATCTGGACGGGCTGGGGCCGGCCAATCAGGTGGCCGAATGGGATCATCTGGGCCAGACCGGCGTCATCGGCCACCCCTTCCTGATCGGCAACCTGCTGATCTACGCCTCCGACCAATCCCAGACCGGCGTGGCCACCTACGACATCAGCGATCCGGGCAATCCGGTGCTGCTCGACGTGCTGACCGAGAGCGCGCCCGGTGGTTACTGGCCCGAGCTCTGGGGCGGCGGCGGTCAGCTCTACGTGGTCTTCCCCTATCGCGCCGGCGGCAATGGCATGCGGGTGGTGGACGTGACCGACCCGGCCGATCTGCGCTTCCTGGCCGATGTGCCACTACCTGGCGATGAAGCGATGTATGCCCAGTTCCAGGACGAATTCGCCTTCATCGGGTCCTGGAAGATCGACATGCGAAGCTTCGAGCCGGTGGTGTTCTTCGATCCCGATACGGCCTGGTCGAACGCCTACGGCTCCGGCGACCGGATCAGCACCAGCCAGTTCGCTCTGCCGATCGGCAACCTGCTGGTGACCGGCGGTGCCGCACCGGACCATGGTATGGCGATCTGGGCCCACCAGGATGCGCCCGACACGCGGGGGCCGGAGGTCGGCTTCCACATTCCCCGCAGCGGCCAGACCGGCTGGCCGACAAATCGTCTGCCCGTGTCCCTGCTGATCCATGAAGAGATCGAGACGCCGACCCTGATCAATGGCGACACCTTCATCGTCCGGCCGCTCGACGGTGCGCCGGTGAGCGGCACCCTGACCTTTGCCTTCGATGACATCCTGACCTTCACTCCGGATCAGCCGTGGATGGAGAACACGACCTACGAGGTGATCCTGCCCGGCGGTGGCATCAAGGACGCCGCCGGCAACGGGATTCAGGACTATGCCTTCAGCTTCTCGACCGGCGGCAGCGTGGGCGGCAACACGGCCCCCACGGTCACGTCCTTCGGCCCGTCGGCACACCCCATCCAGCCGGGTCAGACCATCAGCCTGTCGGCCACGGCCAGCGATGCCGAAGGCGGGCCCCTGGAGTATCGCTTCGATTTCGGCGATGGCTCTCCCAAGACGCCGTGGTCGGGCAGCGCCTCGGTGCAGGCATCCTGGGCCAGCAGCGGGCACTACAGCATCGCGGTCCAGGTTCGTGACCCGGGCGGCATGCTGTCCTCCGCCAGTCGCAGGGTCACGGTCGTGAACGAGGCGGCCGGTCTGGGACGGTCGTCGGCGCCCCTCGTCTGTGACGGTGGCACCCGGCGGGTCTACACGGTCAACCCGGACAACAACAGCCTCACCGCGGTCGATGCCGACAGCCTGGCGACGGTCTACGAAGTGCCGGTCTGCGCCGATCCTCGTAGCGTGGCCAGGGCGGGCGCTCAGCTATGGGTTGCCTGCCATGACGACGACATCCTCGAAGTTCGCGATGCGGCCACGGGCGGATTGGTCGACGCCATGGCGCTGGACTATGGCTCGGCCCCGATCGCCCTGGCGGTCAGCCCGGATGCCGCGCAGGTCTATGTCAGTCTGTCGGGTTCGGGTGAGTTGCTTCGCTTCGACGCCAGCACCCGCCTGCCCACCGGCGCTCTGGCGCTGGGGCCCTCAGCCGGTGCCCTGGCCATCAGCGCCGACGGCTCCCAGGTCTATGTGGCCCGGTTCCTGTCGGAGCTGCACCATGCCGAGGTCTGGGAGGTCGACACCAGTGCCGCGATGAGTCTGGCGCGCACCTTGCGCGTCCGCCGGATCGGCGGGCCGGAGAACGTCGACGGCACCGGGGCCGGTCGCGGCGTGCCGAACTATCTGAGCGGGATGGCCCTGGACCGCGACGGCGCCGTGCTCTGGGTGTCGGCCAACAAGGCCAACACGGAACGCGGTCTGAGCTTCGAAGACGATCTGGACTCGGACAACACGGTGCGCGCCATCCTGTTCGGCATCGATCTGGCCGATGGCAGCCTGCATCGCCATATCGACATCGACAACTCCGACTCGCCGGCCGCCGTGGCCCTGTCGCCACTCGGTGACTACCTGCTGGTGCCCTTGCAGGGCAACAACGAGGTCACCGTCTTCGATGCGCTGGGAGCGGGCGATGCGGCGGGGCTGGGCGGCCTGGTCGGCCGGCTGGCCACGGGTCCAGCGCCGCAGGGTGCGTGCAGCGATCCGGTGACCGGTCGCAGCTTCGTCAAGAACTTCCTCGGCCGCTCCCTGAGCGTGCTCGAAACCGCCGCCCTGTTCGACAGCGGCAGTCTGAACGTCGGCGTGTCCACGGTCAGCACGGTGGCCAGTGAGGCGATGCCGGCAACGGTGCTGAACGGCAAGCGCATCTTCTACAACGCCTCGGATCCGCGCATGAGCTCGGAAGGCTATCTGAGCTGTGCGACCTGCCACTTCGACGGTGGCCATGACGGCAGGACCTGGGACTTTCACGGTCGTGGCGAGGGCATGAGAAACACCACCAGCCTGCGTGGTCGCGCCGGAATGGGGCAGGGCAATGTGCACTGGAGCGCCAACTTCGACGAGATCCAGGACTTCGAGCTCGATATCCGCGGACCCTTCGGTGGGCAGGGCTTTCTGAGTCCGGAGGATTTCGCCGCCACGGCCGATCCGCTGGGAGCCCCCAAGGCCGGACTGAGCGCCGATCTGGATGCCCTGGCGGACTACGTCAGCTCGCTCGGTTCGACCCATCTGCCACGCAGTCCATACCGCAATCCGGACGGGTCCGAAACGGCGTCGGCGGCGCAAGGGCGGCAGATCTTCATCCGTGAGGGCTGTCAGCAGTGCCACGGCGGGGCCCAGTACAGCGATTCTCGGCTCGGCCCGGCGCGTCTGCACGACGTCGGGACCTTGCGAACGAGCTCGGGCTTTCGCCTGGGCGAGCCATTGGAGGGCATCGACACACCGACCCTGCTGGGCGTCTGGGCGACGGCACCCTACTTCCACGACGGCTCCGCGGCCTCGCTGGCTGAGGTCTTCAGCGTGGCGGGCGGACCGGTGATCCAGGGCGAGGACGCGGCGCTGGCCGGCGGGGCGACGGTGTTCGCTGACTGGGTCTGGCCGCTGGCGGATTTCAGCATCAAGCAGCGCTATGCGGCGCAGTTCGACGTCCCCGGCGCGACCGCGACCTTCGCCCAGATCGATGGAGGTGCCGGCGGCACGGGTGCCGTCGAGGTGCGCTACAGCGCCAGCTACGGGGCCAGCCATGATTTCCAGGTCGAGGTCAATGGTCAGACTCGGACCCTGACCCTGCCGGCCACGGGCAATGATCCGCAGTGGCTGTTCCACGTCTGGAGAACGGCGCGCGTCGAGGACGTGCCCTTTGCACCGGGGCTGAATACGGTCATTCTCCGGGACCTCAACGGGGGCTATGTCGCCATCGATGAGGTGACCATCACCACGCCGGCCTACACGAACCGAGCCGAGCCGCATCGACGTGTGGGCGCGCTACCCGTTGCCGAGATGGAAGCCTTGATCGACTTCCTCGAGCAGCTCGATGGCTCCAGTCCGGCAGCACCGGCCTTCGATGCCATCTTCTGGGATCGCTTCGATTGA
- a CDS encoding CAP domain-containing protein encodes MKLLRRGTQTFSLLVGLAACQLVTAGSGPEPGTCIDPQEFELAALINQYRADNALPAIPVSTVLTTVAQWHGEDARLNGGTIFGGGCNLHSWSTTRPELWVGGCYLPDHSNASLMWEKPNEISAGSYTATGFEIAYVGQGVLSNILTAWQNSPGHNAVLLNEGVWENYSWQAMGVGLAPAGDDRYAYVWFSTAADPSAPLDVCAMEPMIFDDRFEQLLP; translated from the coding sequence ATGAAGCTGCTACGGCGCGGAACCCAGACGTTCTCTTTGCTGGTTGGCCTGGCTGCGTGCCAGCTCGTGACGGCAGGAAGCGGTCCTGAGCCCGGCACCTGCATCGATCCGCAGGAGTTCGAGCTCGCCGCCCTGATCAATCAGTATCGGGCCGACAACGCCCTGCCTGCGATTCCTGTGTCCACCGTGCTGACGACGGTGGCTCAATGGCATGGAGAGGATGCTCGTCTCAATGGCGGGACCATCTTCGGCGGAGGCTGCAATCTGCACAGTTGGTCCACGACCCGGCCAGAGCTCTGGGTCGGGGGTTGTTATCTTCCCGATCATTCGAACGCATCCCTGATGTGGGAAAAGCCGAACGAAATCTCCGCAGGCAGCTATACGGCCACCGGTTTCGAGATCGCCTATGTTGGACAGGGAGTGCTGTCGAATATCCTCACGGCCTGGCAGAATTCACCGGGCCATAATGCCGTGTTGCTGAACGAGGGGGTGTGGGAGAACTACAGCTGGCAGGCCATGGGCGTGGGCCTGGCGCCAGCGGGCGACGACCGCTATGCCTATGTCTGGTTCAGCACCGCCGCCGATCCATCCGCCCCGCTCGACGTCTGCGCGATGGAGCCGATGATCTTCGATGATCGATTCGAACAGCTGCTGCCCTGA
- a CDS encoding protein-L-isoaspartate(D-aspartate) O-methyltransferase, which translates to MSRFDRERQTMVEQQLEKRGIHDPRVLDAMRTVPREVFVPEAYQEFSYRDGPLPIEAAQTISQPYIVALMAQALELKPDDRVLEVGAGSGYAASVLSRIAAAVYAIEYHEELARLARGRVERLGYDNLEIMHGDGTRGWPAHAPFDAILVSAGGPDVPPSLLAQLAIGGRMVIPVGDRTHSQELLRVRRVAEHEFEQDSLGQVQFVPLVGSEGWRAGGAPPPERPPHPSFSIRRRHLAHRIGEASEPFDAIEQADLSGLLERIGEARVVLIGEASHGSSEFYRMRARITRALIEERGFNIVALEADWPDSSMLDRYVRGWTGPAMPEPPFSRFPVWMWRNRETLDFVDWLAEHNRALTDPQPAVSIHGLDLYSLYHSIHGVLNYLDRVDPGAAARARERYACFSPWERDPAVYGRAAVAGEREDCEDEVVQTLTELLAQRLAYRCDDGEAMFDSERNARVVRAAERYYRVMYYGSRESWNLRDRHMFETLESVLEHRGPASKAVVWAHNSHIGDAAATEMGMRGEINIGQLAREAWGDASYRIGFGTDHGTVAAATNWDGPMEVKRVRPSLAESYEHLFHQAGPSNLILPIRHAESELLHDGLRTPRLQRAIGVIYRPETERISHYFRTVLTRQFDEYIWFDETRAVTPLDETDRAALPPDHPLKAAPEAG; encoded by the coding sequence ATGTCACGATTCGACCGCGAGCGACAGACCATGGTCGAGCAGCAGCTCGAGAAGCGAGGTATCCACGATCCACGGGTGCTCGATGCCATGCGGACCGTGCCCCGCGAGGTCTTCGTGCCCGAGGCCTACCAGGAATTCAGCTACCGCGATGGGCCGCTGCCGATCGAAGCGGCGCAGACGATTTCCCAGCCCTACATCGTGGCCTTGATGGCCCAGGCTCTGGAGCTGAAGCCGGATGATCGCGTGCTCGAAGTCGGTGCCGGGTCCGGCTACGCCGCCTCGGTACTGAGCCGGATCGCGGCCGCGGTGTATGCGATCGAATATCACGAGGAGCTGGCCCGGCTGGCCCGAGGACGGGTCGAGCGACTGGGCTATGACAACCTGGAAATCATGCATGGCGACGGCACGCGTGGCTGGCCGGCCCATGCGCCCTTCGATGCCATCCTGGTGTCGGCCGGTGGGCCGGACGTGCCGCCCAGCCTGCTGGCTCAGCTGGCGATCGGTGGGCGAATGGTGATCCCCGTGGGCGATCGAACGCATAGCCAGGAGTTGTTGCGCGTTCGACGGGTGGCTGAGCATGAGTTCGAGCAGGATTCCCTCGGTCAGGTGCAGTTCGTTCCCCTGGTCGGCAGCGAAGGCTGGCGGGCAGGCGGGGCGCCGCCGCCGGAGCGGCCGCCGCACCCGTCCTTCTCGATCCGACGCCGCCATCTGGCCCATCGGATCGGCGAGGCGTCCGAGCCCTTCGATGCGATCGAGCAGGCCGACCTGTCCGGCCTGCTCGAACGGATCGGCGAGGCCCGGGTCGTGCTGATCGGCGAGGCGTCGCACGGCAGTTCCGAGTTCTACCGGATGCGGGCCAGGATCACCCGGGCCCTGATCGAAGAGCGCGGCTTCAACATCGTGGCCCTGGAGGCCGACTGGCCCGACAGCTCGATGCTGGATCGCTACGTTCGGGGATGGACCGGTCCGGCGATGCCCGAGCCACCCTTCTCGCGCTTCCCGGTCTGGATGTGGCGGAACCGCGAGACCCTGGACTTCGTTGACTGGCTGGCCGAGCACAATCGAGCGCTGACCGATCCGCAGCCGGCGGTCAGTATCCACGGCCTGGACCTCTACAGCCTCTACCACTCGATCCACGGCGTCCTGAACTACCTCGATCGGGTCGACCCGGGGGCCGCTGCCCGGGCCCGGGAACGCTATGCCTGCTTCTCGCCCTGGGAGCGTGATCCGGCGGTCTATGGCCGCGCCGCGGTGGCCGGCGAACGCGAGGACTGCGAAGACGAAGTGGTCCAGACCCTGACCGAGCTGCTGGCCCAGCGACTGGCCTATCGCTGCGACGATGGCGAGGCGATGTTCGACAGCGAGCGGAACGCCCGGGTCGTGCGCGCGGCCGAGCGCTACTACCGGGTCATGTACTACGGATCGCGCGAGTCGTGGAACCTGCGCGATCGGCACATGTTCGAGACTCTTGAGAGCGTGCTGGAGCATCGTGGCCCGGCTTCGAAGGCGGTGGTCTGGGCGCACAACTCGCACATCGGCGATGCGGCCGCCACCGAAATGGGCATGCGCGGTGAGATCAATATCGGCCAGCTGGCGCGCGAGGCCTGGGGCGATGCCTCCTATCGGATCGGCTTCGGCACCGATCATGGCACGGTCGCCGCCGCAACGAACTGGGATGGGCCGATGGAGGTCAAGCGCGTTCGCCCGTCCCTGGCCGAGAGCTATGAGCATCTGTTCCACCAGGCCGGACCGAGCAATCTGATCCTTCCGATCCGGCACGCCGAGTCGGAGCTGCTCCACGATGGCCTGAGAACGCCGCGCCTGCAGCGTGCCATCGGCGTGATCTATCGGCCCGAGACCGAGCGGATCAGCCACTATTTCCGCACCGTGCTGACCCGGCAGTTCGATGAGTACATCTGGTTCGACGAGACCCGTGCGGTCACTCCGCTGGACGAGACGGATCGGGCCGCGCTGCCGCCGGACCACCCGCTGAAGGCGGCGCCCGAGGCGGGATGA
- a CDS encoding esterase/lipase family protein, whose amino-acid sequence MKQVFLIHGWSVTSTETYRELHSKLAEHGWQLEHVHLGRYVSLDNAIEIRDLAMGLQRALVDALGPPPWNDRIHFITHSTGALILRHWVVHHYRDALASTKAVGNIVFLAGPHGGSRLAHHGRSMIAAVRFLGDTGHRLLNALELGSEFTWQSNTEWMNPEHWAGKGIRAFCLTGDRVELDSLAQRIFSAGREAGSDMVVRVPAANLNMRRYRVLAAEGTIEQVGGISGAPFAALTRYTHSGPEHGIMNSISSAADPQRPEWQNLQLILDCLGVDSHEDLDRARRKLEAANAHPKRKGPYAQLVFRFVDQHDQPIKDFRMVLGRGKDESAGAVEHVHKNQLCGNRLVAFINVDKLDRRYGYFMEFHAETDSPLTSYQPETFRLDLPRQYFEEIVRPDEVTEIEVVLPKAPRPELFRFSDAESQPGHLRWGRDGSLKD is encoded by the coding sequence ATGAAACAGGTGTTCCTGATCCACGGCTGGTCGGTGACCAGCACCGAAACCTACCGCGAGCTGCACTCGAAGCTCGCCGAACACGGCTGGCAGCTCGAGCATGTCCACCTCGGCCGCTACGTCAGCCTGGACAATGCGATCGAGATTCGCGACCTGGCGATGGGCCTGCAGCGGGCCCTGGTCGACGCACTCGGGCCACCGCCCTGGAACGACCGCATCCACTTCATCACGCACAGCACCGGCGCCCTGATCCTGCGGCACTGGGTCGTCCATCACTACCGTGATGCGCTTGCATCGACGAAAGCCGTTGGCAACATCGTCTTCCTGGCCGGACCCCATGGCGGTTCCAGGCTGGCCCACCATGGCCGCTCGATGATCGCGGCGGTCCGCTTTCTCGGCGATACGGGCCATCGGCTCCTGAACGCGCTGGAACTGGGCAGCGAGTTCACCTGGCAGTCCAACACGGAATGGATGAATCCGGAACACTGGGCGGGCAAGGGCATCCGAGCCTTCTGCCTGACCGGCGATCGCGTGGAGCTCGACAGCCTGGCGCAACGGATCTTTTCGGCCGGCCGGGAAGCGGGTTCCGACATGGTCGTTCGGGTACCGGCGGCGAATCTGAACATGCGTCGCTACCGGGTCCTCGCGGCCGAGGGAACGATCGAACAGGTCGGCGGGATCTCGGGCGCCCCCTTCGCCGCCCTGACGCGATACACCCACTCCGGACCCGAACACGGGATCATGAATTCGATTTCCAGCGCGGCCGATCCCCAACGTCCGGAATGGCAGAATCTGCAGCTCATCCTGGACTGCCTCGGCGTCGACAGCCACGAGGACCTGGATCGAGCCCGCCGCAAGCTGGAAGCCGCCAATGCCCACCCGAAGCGCAAGGGTCCCTACGCCCAGCTCGTCTTCCGCTTCGTCGACCAGCACGACCAGCCCATCAAGGACTTCCGGATGGTGCTGGGACGGGGCAAGGACGAGTCCGCCGGTGCGGTCGAGCACGTCCACAAGAACCAGCTCTGCGGGAATCGCCTCGTGGCCTTCATCAACGTCGACAAGCTCGATCGCCGCTACGGCTACTTCATGGAGTTCCACGCCGAGACCGACTCGCCGCTGACCTCCTATCAACCGGAGACCTTCCGCCTCGATCTTCCCAGGCAGTACTTCGAGGAGATCGTTCGTCCCGACGAGGTCACGGAAATCGAGGTGGTGCTGCCGAAAGCGCCCAGGCCCGAGCTGTTCCGATTCAGCGATGCCGAGTCGCAGCCCGGGCACCTGCGCTGGGGTCGTGACGGATCTCTGAAGGACTGA